ATCTAAATAtcctttttttatcaaataaccTTATCTCACTTTAATCAACTTAAGATATATTACCTTTTTAGTAAAAacgtatattaaaaaaaatattatgcatGAACTAAATTTTCAATATCAAACGTATTCCAGAAATACATTCTATAAGCATTTGAGCAAGGAAGTATATATTTGttcaaattttatcaaaatatatgtaCAAGCCataaacattcctgatatcacaAAACATTCAGGCAAAAAAGAAGCATGGCAGAATCAAAAACAATCTTCATGGTTTTTATTATTTGTCTCTTATGTTAGTTACTTACTCTCTTACTCACATTCTCTATATACATTGATTTTACAGATTTAATAGAAATACTTTACTTTGATAGATGTTTTCACTTGATAGGCACATTGTTGGTGAGCGTCTCTGGAATACAGGCCAATCCATCATGCACGACATCAAGAGAATGTGAGTTGGTGTGTTTTAGAAGAACAGGGAGACGAGATGGTATATGTGAGGGTGGAATGTGCGCTTGTCTGTCCCAGAAACCCAAGACGGAGATGACCAAGACGATACTGTGCAAGAAGGACCGTGACTGTCCTAGTTCTAGTGAATGCCCCAAAGACTACTATTACTCTTGTCTTCATGGAGAATGTACTTGCATTGCAGTATAAATCgattaaaaatatctaatatatatgCTGCTTATCCTACTGAATAATATGCATCTTTGGTGACATGAAATTTGTATTCATCACTCAATTATCAtcgtaaaataataatattagtagACAGAAGCACAAAATTGGACCCAACTTGTTTTAaggcaatttttttttaaaatactgtataatataattaatatttttacaacattattttaaatctaattcatttatatttataacaaaatccTCATAAATTCTCACTTTATTTATTGTAAGAATTGGTGTAAACAATTATggtaataatttaaatgagaagattattaatgattttgttttataaagtGATATTGTTTATAGAAACAAATAATAATGTCTCCATAGTTTAACTTatttaaccaaatatatatatgggaaaattagatttttaggaCACTTTGAACTAGGATTTGTCACACTAGGATTTCTAGtgtatttttttggaaactaggattttaatttttgtaaatacCAGAATACCCTtaaaatagattaatatgatttttttataatacattTTAGCAATCGatattgattaaaaattaattcattagcaaaaagaaaaaacataaagaaagtTAAAAGTAACTAGGGTATTTCCCTTACCCTTTTCACTCTCGTCTTCTCCGCCGAAGCTCTCCTCTCCATCAATGGCGATGCACTCGTGTGTGGAGTAAACCCTTCGATTCATCGGGTTCTTCGGCTCATTATCACTGTATCCTCGTTATCGTCATTTTCTTCTTCGTTCTCACACACTAAGCAACGAAAATCTTCTTTGTTCTTCTCCTAGGAGTTTCGTCGGACGGGTCAACTCGAAATCGAAGTGTTCTTCCCTCAAATTCATCAAAATCTCACGTTTTTCACACAAGGTATTTGATTTCGTCTACTGATTCATTTAACCCTAACTTTTTGTAAACCTGATTTCTCATCTTTCTTAAACTGAAATTGGCATTTTTGGCTTGATTAATCATCTTAGACTAGTTGTTGTCCgattttttatgtatttgatTGTATTTGTATCAAAACGATTTAGGGTTTTGGAAAGGGGGATAATTCGGGTTTTGACATCTTAGACTAGTTGTTGTCCGATTGTAATGTATCTTGCTCTTAGAAATCTTAGAATTCAGTGGAAAAGAGGAAAATCGAGTCTTGATAACTTATACCATTTGCTGCCCGATTGAACTCGTGTTCATGTAGAGTAGATGTTGTCCGATTGTAATGTATATTTGTCTGAGAAATATTAGAATTCAGTAGAGTAGATGTTTTCTGATTGTAATGTATGTTGTCCGATTGTAATGTATATTGATTTTGAAATTGGACATGTCTTATAACATTTGCTATCCGATTGTGTATGTGTTCATTGTAGACATGATTGTTGTTGCTCTCATTAGTTGTGTGATTATATTGATACTTTTGAACTCAcaaatttttcatgttttatagaTATGTCTCAAGAGTTACCGAAGAGGATTTTTAAGGAGGGCGAGGAGACCCAAGTGACTCAGATCAACAACAACTGCAGGATCGACTTCATTATCAGAAAGTTGGAGGAGTGGCTGCCAAATGAGTTGAGAGAAGTGAAGAAAGATCCGGTTTTTAGTCAGATTTTTAAGCTGCATGAGAATGGTCTTGGGTTCTCCGCGAGAGTGATACACAGCTTCTTGTGTAGGGAGCTGGTGACTTACAAACAGCACGAGCTCTGGTTTGTCTTTGCGAGGAGAGCACTTCGGTTTTCACTGCAAGAGTTCCACGCAGTAACCGGGCTTCAGTGCGATACTAGTATTTCGCTTCAGGAGTTCAGTGActgggatgatgatgatgggttCTGGAGCAGGGTATTGAGGAAGAAAGAAGGGATTACAATCTACAATCTGTGGATTAAGCACAAGAATGCGGTGAAGAAGTGGCGTAATGCAGATCGCATCAGATTGGTCTACCTTTGCATGATTATGTATGTGGTTTTAGCGAGAGATGAGAAGGCTAATATCCCCCTCAAATACATCAAGGTGGTCATGGATCTTGAGAAGCTTCGTAGGTATCCTTGGGAAGTTGCTGCTTATGATTTCCTCTGCGAGTCAGTAGTAAAAACGCGTGACTTCCTATCTGAGAAGACTACTAGTTACGTCTTCGATGGCTTCTCCTACGCCTTGCaaatttgggcaatggaagcTGTACCAAAGATTGGAAAGCTCTGTGGTAAAAAGCTGGTCAAGGGTTTTAAGGATGGTCCTAGATGCGTTAACTGGATGGGAGCTGCGAAGGTGTCATATGACGAGATCATTCACTTGGAGAGCATCTTCACAAACAAGGTAATTATTTCTATTTACCTTGCCTTAATCCACTTTCAAATGAGCTTTTAGGATTAACTTTCTTTACCTTTCTTCTGTAGGATGTCACTTTTCCATACATCTCATGGACAGGGAATATGGATGTTGTCGAGGATGACCAATTTCGCAGAGCTGGTGATGTGAGGGATGATAGAATCATCGTTCTGAAGGAGATGATAAGTAAGAAGTATGACTTCAGTGAGCACATCTGGGAGTACGAAAAAACTCCGGAGATTTCTTTAGATCTTAATGACGAAGCTGTGAATGTTGAAGAAGCTGCGAATGGTGAAGGAAATGGGAATGAGAGTGATGAAGACTTTCAGACTCCAAGAGGATCAACGAGTGATGTGTCATCTAGAAAGGGAAAGGGAAAGAAGAGGCTTCCGGATCGTGGTATGGAGAAAAGAAAGCATAAGGTTCTCTCTAGTGGACCAAAGCAAGCACCTTTTAGTGAAGACATGAAAGCTTTTATGACCCAGTTGTTTGAGGCGAATTTCTCTGGAATAGAGCAGAGGCTACATAAACAGATGGATGAGAAATTTGAGCAGATGAAGGCAGAGCTTAGAGATTCACGCAAGGAAGCAACGGTTGAAGTTGAGCTTGGAGACCTATCACCGAGCAAGTCATCACCGAGCAAGCCATCACCGAGGAAGCCATCACCGAGGAAGCCCTCGACTTCACAGTCATCGTTGAGGAGGTCCAAACGCGGGGTAAAGAAAAACTAGTCTGCCCCACTCTCTAAAATGTTAATCTTAGCTTGTTTGGTTTACCTGTCTCTTGTGCTAGTTTCATCTACGGTATCGGCCAGGAAGTAGATGTAATGcttgcactacaagaaaacaggtcTTTAACGACTACGGGTATTGTTGAAGCTTGGTCGTAAAAAGGGTATTACGACCAATGAACAACTAATAACGATTGGTCGTAATCTGCTGGTCGTAATCACTAATTGGTTGGACATTGGTCGTAAAGTTACGATTAAATATATTAGTCGTAAGGGAGTCGTACCTTTACGATTAAATCAATTGGTCGTAAATTAGATGTAATAAATGTAGTCGTACACGGGTCGTAAAGATTTAGTCGTAAAGGAGATGTAATAAATGTAGTCGTAAGTGGGTCATAAAACGTTAGTCGTAAAGTAGATGTTAAATATTAGTTGTAAAGTAGTCGTAAAGTCTTGTTTTTAACAGAGGTAAAGTAGTCGTAATATAACGACTAACTTACATCGAATctgtaattttaataattcgattttaaatattaaaattaattttaataattcaattttacaaaaaaagatttttttaaaaaataaaatattttacgaatttgatttaaattcataaaaacataataatataacattcataaattcaaagttttcaaaatacaaaataattaaaaccgaAAACTAAGCATTAAGGTCATAAAAGAGCTCAGAACTCCTCTCCTCGGCACGCCGAGTCAAATCGTCCTGCTCTTCCGGAGTCGGGTGGGGACGAAGGTCGGAAGCAGGTTCTTCCACGATGCTGTAACCGACGGGTCGACGTTTGGAGTTGTCTCTAGAAGCATATCGAACATGTTTGCCATCGACTTAAACATCCCGTTGTGGTCGGCTAACTTATGGTTCGCAGTTTCCAACTCCCTCCGGACCGAGGACTCTTCTTCCCTTTGAGCAGCGTGTTCAGCTCTCGTCATGGGAACATCATTCACACTCCCGATCCCAATTATACGTCCCCTTCTCTTCGGAGCAacctatatataatttataaatagatattattagtacatatgtaaaataaatatatgcatgtatataaattaaaaaggtcGAATATTTTACCTGCTCAAAAATTCGGTCTTGTTCGATGGCAGAAAGCTGGACCGGTGGACCATCCGGGTTTTGTTGCGTCCCTTGAGTCTAGACCTCCTGAATCCGAGCTTCTACATCGCTGTAGATCTGCTCTGCTTGTGGATGTACGAATTGGCCATCGGCATGGGAATGAGTCTCCTTGTAGAGTCGGCTGAGAGTCGGCAGCGCTCCTTCTTTGGCAGcctatatttaaaaacaacaatATTCAAATGAATTAAACTATAGCATTAATTCCAaattacttaattatatatatatatatatatatatatgtaatgaaaattaagaaaaatctaaaacttaCAATTTGCAATGCCCTTTTGGCATGTGGAGTCTGTCCGGAAGTATGAGGTATTGGCAGGTTACCTTCAGCATCACGGGTTAGCCGGGCGGCCGAGCATTTAAGAGACCTTTGGACTGACTTAGGCAAAAGCCGATAAACCTTCAAGCCAGTCCAAACGTCATTGCTGAGGTACGTTTGTTTTGCTTCATCCCCGAAAAACTTCCACTTTTCCTTCCAGTCGCCAACAATGTTTTTGAGACGGAGCATTGCCTTGTTGTTGAACGCTTTCTTCACCGTCTCATTGATCCCAGTGGACCAATGccatttttgttacaaaaaataatgaaaaatattaattagccaaattatttaaaattttaaacataaataaataaatttaatttaaaactaaccgCGAAGCACTTGAACCATGTAATGCGAACGTGGTTCGGTGTAAGAGTCCAATTAGGATGGGCATGCCGAAAGTTTCCTCTGATGATGTCCCCAACGCTCTGGCCCACATCATTGTCCGCTATAAAcctacaaaatttttaaaaatttatatatataattaaatattaaatgtaaattttaaaataatttaattaatttaaaattaattaccaAGTCGTGCCGGGTCGTAGATATGGATCGAGGACGGGTAAACCTTCTCGTCCTGGCATCCCGAGAATGTCTTCCACAGAATATTTTGCATAAGGTGCATTCGGTGGCACCATCAAATCTGGATGAAGACCAGGAACTGCAGGAGCCTCCTCTGGAGGCTGGTATGGAACCTGCTCTGGAGCCGGCTGTGCCAGCTGTGGAGGTTGTTGTGGATGTTGTGGATGAGGCTGTGGAAACTGATGATCATTAGGCTGATGATCATGAGGCTGCTGATGATCACGACCCTCCTCAAAAGTAAAGTATGTAGTCGGGTCGACGTAAGGCTGCGGATAGTATGCATGTGGATCGTATGGCGCCTGCGGAGGCACATACGGGACGCTAGGAATTTGGCTCTCGGGGACAGTTTCGTGGGTGCGGGAGGTAGAAGCTGATGGATCCGTCTGGCCGAGAAAGGTACTCCCGTAAGAAGTCCCCTGCCACGGTTTCTAAGTCTCTTTCTACCGCCAGCCATATAAGATCgtcaatctgaaaaaaaaaattaaaaacaattcaaataattaattaaaaaaattataaacacatTTTAATATCATCCTAACTAATTCCAAACTTAATCTAATAACCTAACTAAATTCCAAACCTAATCTAATCACCTAACTAATTAACCACttataactaaaacaaaaaaaaaagattacctAGAGAGGGACAAGCTCTGAGGTTGTAAGAGAGAGGGGAGTGAGAATGGAATGAGCAACGAAATGGCTTCGCGGTGAGAAGTTTTATATAGAGATTTCGTTGTGGTCGTACATTGGTCGTACTTGTACGACTAAAGAGGGACTAGTAGTCGTACATTAGTTGTAATTGTACGACTAATTAATGACTAAATTCACAATAGTCGTACAAGGGTCGTACCATTACGACCAACTAAATACGAATGAGTCGTACATTGGTTGTTAATCTACAACCCCTTTACGACGAGAGCTCTGTACGACCACTTTGGGACCAacgtttaataaaaaaaaattcgaagaggtttatcaaaaattatgataaacCTCTATTAccaattttacataaattatgaaaaaagagaagaaagataatGGAATCACAAGTAGAAATGACGAAACATATGGAAGTGTCTGTTTCTACTTATGTTTCcatatctttcttcttttttttctctaaaatttgtatatatggaTTAATTTTCATGTGAGCAAATTTTTAAAGTctacaaaaaaaggaagagaagagagatggaATCACAAGAGAAAATAGAATCAACATAACGAATAAATAACCGAATTCTATTTCCACTTATGATCCCAATTCTCTGcacttccttttttttaaagatttataaattttgtttatgatatGAGATGGTAAGAAGGGAGTATATATAGGGGCACATTTGACAAGTTAGTCGTACATTGGTCGTAATTGTACGACCAATGAGGGGCTAATGGTCACCTTAGTCGTACATGAGTCGTAATTGTACGACTCCATTAGGACTATTTGACAAGTTttcctctttttgttttttttttgtgtatctTAAGAATGGGGGAGAAGatcatatttatagagaaatttcGATTTTGGTACGTACAATGTTACAACTAATTTACGTTTAAATTATAACTTAACTACCAAAGTGCAACTTTGTTCTCGTAAATCAGTTGTTAATTAGATGTAAACTATTTTGATGTACCTAAGTCGTAATATTACAACTAATTTATGACTCCTTTAGTCGTTAAttagatgtaaaatatttagatgTAAGTTAGTCGTAAAGTTACATCTAATGTACGACTACATATAAATTTAGTCGTACATTAGATGTAACTTTACGACTAACGTACGACTCAATGTATTAGTTGTAACTTTACGTCGACTTTACGACTAATGTTTACTTCGTCATAATTTAGTCGTACCGCAGTCCGTAATTTACGACCACCTTTTGGTAGTCGTAATGTTTGGTCGTTAGGCAtgcgttttcttgtagtgttgtGTTTGTTAGTGTCTTGTTTTCATCTACGGTATCTACTTGGTTAGTTTGTTAGTGTTTTGTTTTCACAACTATGTAAGATATTAATGTAATGCTTGTGTGTTGGTGTATGAAATACTTTGAACTATTTGTAAAATGTTCATGTAATGGATTTAGTGCTCCATATTATGCTGTTAATTGATTATTTATTGTGACATAACAGGAACCATCAGAGAGTGCATTCGATGTGAATTTTAGTCAAGAAGATGATATCATTCACGGGATGGGTACACAAGGTGTTAATGGGCTTTCTCAGGCGTCGTATGTGACAGACTTTGACCCATCTCAGACCCCAAATGAAGATGACTGGTGGACTCCAATGAGTTCAGTCCGAGGTTCAAAAATTAA
This genomic stretch from Raphanus sativus cultivar WK10039 chromosome 3, ASM80110v3, whole genome shotgun sequence harbors:
- the LOC108845068 gene encoding uncharacterized protein LOC108845068; the protein is MSQELPKRIFKEGEETQVTQINNNCRIDFIIRKLEEWLPNELREVKKDPVFSQIFKLHENGLGFSARVIHSFLCRELVTYKQHELWFVFARRALRFSLQEFHAVTGLQCDTSISLQEFSDWDDDDGFWSRVLRKKEGITIYNLWIKHKNAVKKWRNADRIRLVYLCMIMYVVLARDEKANIPLKYIKVVMDLEKLRRYPWEVAAYDFLCESVVKTRDFLSEKTTSYVFDGFSYALQIWAMEAVPKIGKLCGKKLVKGFKDGPRCVNWMGAAKVSYDEIIHLESIFTNKDVTFPYISWTGNMDVVEDDQFRRAGDVRDDRIIVLKEMISKKYDFSEHIWEYEKTPEISLDLNDEAVNVEEAANGEGNGNESDEDFQTPRGSTSDVSSRKGKGKKRLPDRGMEKRKHKVLSSGPKQAPFSEDMKAFMTQLFEANFSGIEQRLHKQMDEKFEQMKAELRDSRKEATVEVELGDLSPSKSSPSKPSPRKPSPRKPSTSQSSLRRSKRGVKKN
- the LOC130509812 gene encoding defensin-like protein 291; translated protein: MAESKTIFMVFIICLLCTLLVSVSGIQANPSCTTSRECELKPKTEMTKTILCKKDRDCPSSSECPKDYYYSCLHGECTCIAV